The genomic window AGTATAATAAAAGGTATAGTACCTAGAATCACACGAGAAAGAAGCAAACACGACCAGGCCCAGACTATGCAAAGATGTGGACCACATTGTAGTTGCGTGCACTAATACGAGGTGCCCGCATGTCAACGGCAACGTACAGCGTTTAATCGCCCGCGACCTTCCTCTTTCGCCTACAAAGGTTGGCATGCCAAGCACGATGCTTGTCGGTCGTAATTCCGATCTCGTGTCCCAGTCATGCACTCTCGACAACCAGTTGACGGTGCCCTGGCCAGGAAATTCTACATAGTACCCATATAATAAAATGCAATGAATGCCCCCATGGTATGCATAGCTTTTTTAGTATGATGCACGTCAAGGCACCATCACAGCagaaccacccccgcccatTGCGCGACGAGAGACATCACCTCTTGTTGAGAAGGACAATTCTGCCAAGATGCATCTCGTGCGCGGCCTCGTCCTCCTGGCCCTCGCCGGCGCCTCTGCGGCCCTGCGGCCACGCGCGGAACCCGTCGAGGAATCCAGCCCGGGCGGCAGCAAGACCTTCATCGTGGAACTGACAAAGGGCTGCGACGTCGAGAACGCCCGGCAGGAGCTCCAGCGGCAGGCGCCCGGCAGCAAGGTGCGCAAGACGTTCGAGTCGGACGTCTTCACGGGCCTCAGCGTCGAGACGACCGACCACAACGTCGAGTCCATCGTGcgcggcctcggcgacgCCGTCCGCGCCTGGCCCATGCGCATGCTCCCGAACCCGGCCCCCATCGTCGGCAGGTCCTtcacggccgaggagggccccgccgccgccgccaactaCTCGCTGCACAAGTACACGGGCGTCGAGCATCTGCACCGCGTCGGCCTGTCGGGCAAGGGCGTCACCGTCGCCATTGTCGACACGGGAATCGACTACTCACACCCTGCGCTCGGCGGGTGCTTCGGCCAGGGCTGCAAGGTCGCGGGCGGGTACGACCTGGCAGGCGACGGGAATTATCCCGTGGGGCCTCGGCAGCCAGATGAAGACCCGCGCGACCGCAAAGGACACGGCACCCACGTCGCTGGCATCCTGGCCGGAAAGACGGACAGTTTTGTCGGCGTCGCCCCCGGAGCCACCCTGCTTGCCTACAAGGTGTTTGGCAGCGGCGATGGCGCCTTTGAGGACATCCTCATCGACGCGTTCCTGATGGCCTACAAGGACGGAGCCGATGTAATTACGGCCAGCATCGGTGGCGTCGGTGGGTGGTCGGACAACGCCTGGGCCGAGGTCGCATCGCGTCTGGTGGAtgccggcgtcgtcgtcaccATTTCGGCGTCCAATGCAGGCCAGACGGGGCCCTTTTTTGCATCCACGGGGGCTTCGGGCAAAAACGTCATCTCCATCGCCTCGGCCGAGGGCGGTGATCTCGCTGCGGAGCCCTTTGTGGTCACCATTGGCGGCACCAACGAGTCGACCTTCGGCTACGTCCCCAGCAACGCGGCGTGGAATATCACCACCATGCCCGTCGTGCCGACCTCGCTCAACACATCAGTGACGGACGACGCATGCTCGCCGCTCCCCGCCGACTTTCCCTCACTCGACGGCGCCGTGGCCCTGATCCGCCGCGGCGGCTGCGACTACGCGGTCAAGCAGCGCAACGCCGAGGCGGCCGGAGCCCGCTTCGTGCTGGTCTACAACACCCCGACCTCCCTCTGGGCGGCCCCCTTCTCCTCCAACACCAACTCCAGCCTCGCGCTGGTGGACGTGCCCGGCGGCGAGGCGATGGTGCGCGCATGCGCCGCCAACCAGACGGTGACGGTCGACTTTTCCCGCAAGCCCTCGCACAAGGTGGGCGTCTTCAACGCGGCGGGCGGCCTGCCCAACGCCTTCACCTCGTGGGGCCCGCTCTTCGACATGCAGGCCAAGCCCGACGTGGCAGCACCCGGCGGCAACATCTTCAGCACCTCCCTCGACGGCGGCTGGGAGGTGTTGAGCGGCACTTCCATGGCTACGCCGTACGTGGCCGGCGTCGCGGCGCTGTACATTGAACGCCACGGCGGCAGGACATTGCACGGCGCAGCGCTGGGCCGCGCCGTCCACCGCCGCATCGTGTCGAGCGGCGCCGCCCTGCCCTGGTCCACCACCGACCCGCTGCGGACGGGCGTGCCGAACAACGACTTTGGCTTCTTTGCACCGCCGGCTCAGGTCGGCAGCGGCATGGTCAACGCGACCAAGGTGGTCGAGTACGGCACCACGATCGACTTTGAGCCGTTTGCGCTCAACGACACGGCCAACTTCCAAGGCCGGCACGAGATTTCCCTCACCAACGGGGGCGACGCGGCCGTCACGTACCGATTCTCGCTGCAGCCGGCGGGCGCCGTCGAGATGCTCCAGCCGTTCAACCAGTTTGGATTCCGGTCGCGGCGGATCAAGGACCTGGAGAGCATCGCGACGCCCGTCCACATCGTGCCCGAAGTGGCCATGCCGGACCCCGTCGTGGTCGCCCCGGGAGAGACCAAAAAGGTCGTTTTCGACTTTTCCCGGCCCACGGTCGGCGTGAACGAGACTGCGATGCCCCTGTACGGAGGCAAGGTGCTGGTCACGGGTGACAACGCCGAGGCCCTGTCGGTGCCGTATGTGGGTGTGGCCTTTAGCCTGGCCGAGCAGATCAACCCTGCCTGGAAGAGCATTGAGTTTGGACAATGGGGCACGCCGCCGACAAAGacgtgagtttttttttttttctttctttttttcttctcccgaCTACCGGCCCATCCCATGAACCAAGACTTTATAAGCTGTTCAATATGCGCCAGGTGCTAACGGAAAAACACATGCGACATAGTTGGACCTTTGACCTCAACACCACAGTCCGCGGTTACCCCGTAATGTTTGCCTCGTTCGAGTTCGGCATCTCCGAGCTGCGATGGGACATATTCGAGGCCAACTGGACCGAAGACCGGTGGAGCTACCCGCCGGTTGAGGGCGAAAATGGCTTCGTCGGATCGGCGACGTCATATTCTCAACCGGGGAGGCTCAGTCCTTTTATCTACTTTGACTCGGCCACCATGCAAGCCAACGAtaccttttcttttcccctcGTCGACCTGGTGCGCTCATACCCATTCATCACGGACTCTTACCAGTTCTGGTGGTTGGGTGCCATGGCAGACGGCTCACAGATCAATTCGGGACAGTATACGTAAGCTTTTTTTCGTGTTCAGACTTTTCCCATATGCCTTCTAGCTGTTTCTTTCCAGAATGCAAGGTTTGCTAACAAGTCGACGTTGTAAACAGGATGCGCTTTGCTGCTTTACGTCCTCTGATGAACCCGGCCAAATCGGAGAGCTGGGCGGTGTGGCCGGTGCCTCAGATTTCAGTCAACAGGGCACTGAGTAATGCTACCACGCAAGCCCCAAGTGGAAACAGTACATGAAAATGATCTTGTCTCTTTTGCATTTACCAATGCGGTGATCAACAATTGAAAGCATTGAAATGAAGTCAAGGACGTTTCTTGAATATTCGAGTCTTTGTAAACAGGGAAAAAGACAGAATCCACAGCAGAAATAGATGCCGTAAAGAAATTCCTTGCCACTTCGCTGGCACCTAATCTCAGTGCTCAGCCTAGACCCCGGCTGCGCAGGGGACCGAGCGCTCCTTATATTTTACCAGCCACATCGCTTTTTGGCCAATTAAATCATCCAAAAAAAGCGCTCGTTTTAGTCTGAGGACACCTTGTCGATTTTCGTCGTTCATGGAGGTTGGGATGCACGGTAGACGCATTGTGCAGGTATTGTACAGGTAATGGCGATACAGTTAAAATACTATGTATTTTATATATGGAATATAAAATCGAATAATAAGTCGAATAAAAACTGTAAAAATGCATAAGAAATACCGTTATATAACCGAAAATATGGGGttttgtcacagacctgaaggacagccactgggctgtcgcttagtcatgacccctgtcacgtgaaggcgcgagggccgagcgcctcgcgcgcgtatatctacgcgaaatctctgcagtctccgatatgtagctcctcgagctacgtcttcgtcaacaaccacctgctaccccgtacctggaagactagatagccaatatactctgtcctgttacctgatcgcccgcacctacctgtccgccctgcctgcccgtgacattacgtagctccttcattaggtgcccgcgatgcctgcgtcactgcaacccccgatcttaaccgattcgaccgaggaactgatcgaacacctacaaggacaccctgaacaatgggtgtcttacatctccgattcctaccaaaagctgcaactattgcacgatagcaacgtccgcctgaactcctgcctagaaatgcaggaagccgagacccaacgcgcccgcgccgaaacggaccgtgtccgcgacaaggcgcaggccgacattctggccatggccatggaaaaggcctccgccataacctcccgggatgccgctttcgccgaattagagaaaacacggtccgaactgaaggaagttcggaccgtaacgctacccacggtacacataaccacccccgccccaactaccaacacgcctgttgaaccccttatggttactcctatgggaacgactccgccgcctgcttccgaacatcccgcctccgcccgcctttctgaacgacttccagaccccgataaatttacgggcgcccgctccgacctccgccgcttcgccacccaaatccgggggaaaatgacctcaaacaaagaccgcttccccaaccccgaatcacgcctgatttatgtagccggtcgactgtccggtaaagcgtacaacctgatcctgcccaaaatggtcggaggcacaccccaattcggagattatacggatctcctccaatacctagaggaggcattcggggaccccgaccacgtccaaaacgcacaaaacaaattatacgccctgaagcagcggaacgtagatttcgccgagtatctgtcggagttccaacgcctgtctctggaaggagaaatgccggaggatgccctcccccctcttctattccagggaatatcggaagagctccaggacatgctcctccacaaccccgccccatcccgccagtaccacgaatttacccgacacctgcaaagcttggataaccgctaccgccagcaccagcagtataaaaacagacagacacgtacccctcggaccgcagcgccccccgcgcgcgcggccccccggacccaaaccgacataccgcgggccgcccccaagccaaacgcggaatttccgtttaacgaccccatggacctaagcagccaacgccgccacaaccgcaaagaaaatatgctatgctaccgctgtggatcccaagaacattttgttgccaaatgcccagaaccggatacccgccgcacgcggctgcaccaggccggaatcgaacgatccaggtccaggtccaggtccccgcgccaaatacaaaccaaactccctaaaaacccccgccgcggctcggacgccagccgctccagcagccgaagttcgaaaaacggagcccgcctgggataagtcgcccccaggccgccaaggccgcgcatagaccgccggcgatccgcatctctgccgccgccgttcacgggttccccgttgaagaggaatataaccaacgatccgacctgatgatcctgcctgccgaactgacagtggggggccaaaacctcccaacctatgccctcaccgattgcggtgcggaaggaaaatgcttcctcgaccaaggatgggccgaagaacgccaactacaaatgtatccgctgcgaaacccattcgacatcgaagtattcgacggaaggaccgccgaaagtgggaagtgcacccattatgtccgaggacaattgagaatcaaggaccacatccagaaaaacgcgctgtttttcgttacacagctagcccattaccccattgtgttaggaatgccttggctaaagcagcacgacccaacgattggattcgcgtcacacgttattacgtttgacagcgactattgccgccgacactgcaatatgcccgacaaaccggagaaggttaaagctttacacgccgtaccaaaaaaaagccgcccccagtaccaggctgaccgaccgccgtccctccgcgaaatggatatcgcccctatctccctgcaagccgcgagcatgtacgcccgccgccgatcctgccgactgtacgccgtaaccttgaaacagattgatgaggtcctagccgccgacccccaaaataggaacgggccgaccctgcccgaaacaatccgggaattcgcggacgtattttccccgcaagaagccgagaagctgcccccacaccgaccgtccgaccaccatatcccgcttatagaaggaaaaacgccgccgttcggccccctgtacgccatgtcccgcgaagagctgatagcccttaaggaatggctgaccgcagagttgaaaaaagggtttatcagacccagttcgtcatccgtcgcctcgcccgttttgttcgtgaagaagcagggaggagggttgaggttttgcgtggattaccgcgcgctgaataacattaccgtaaaagaccgttacccgctgccgctagtccgagagaccctgaacaacctggccggcatgaaattcttctcgaaaatcgatatcgtttccgcttttaacaatattcggattaaaaagggggaagaatacctgacggcattccgcacgagattcggcttatacgagagcctagtcatgcctttcgggctaacgggagcccccgcgacgttccagagatatataaacgactccctgcgcgaatacttagacgtattttgtacagcctacctggacgacattttgatttatagccgcacccgaacagaacacgaagaacatttgaaactcgtactggaagccctgaggaaagccgggctatacgccaacgccgcgaagtgcgaattcttcgtgacggaaaccaagttcctgggcctgctggtcggcgtcgaaggcgtaaaaatggaccctgaaaaaatcaccgctgtcctggactggcaaacacccaaaaagcttactgacgtacaagcatttttggggtttggcaacttttaccggcgctttatccgagatttctcaaagatcgtagcccctttgacgagattgaccaagaaagacgtcgcattcgaatggaatagcgcctgcgaaaccgccttccgactgctgaagagaaagtttaccgaagcccccgtactggcgcacttcgattgggaaaaggatgtgatcctggagaccgacgcttccgattatgtttctgcgggaatattgtcacaatacggcgacgacggaatactccgccccgtcgcgttcttttcgaaaaaacacacagctaccgaatgcaattacgagatttacgacaaagaattgctagccattatccgctgttttgaagaatggcgcccggaactcgaagggacgtcgtccccggtccaaataattacggaccaccgcaacctggaatatttcacgacgacgaaaatgctcaaccgccgacaagcccgatgggccgaattcctgtcaagatttaatttccgtatcacctaccgacccgggaaacaaggagcgaagcccgacgcactaaccaggaggtcagaggatatgcctgaggagggggatgaacgacttaagcaccaaacacaagtcgtactgaaagaacacaatttacctgcccgccccacccggttacaacccataatccgccaaaacaaacccctattgccaagacacctgatagagctactagacgccggatacgaatccgacccgataacgcaatctgccctagaagcgttgaggacaggcgccgaccgccaccccaagctgcaattggccgaatgcgaagaacgatccggctatttgtattaccgcaatagactgtacgtacccgattcgaataatctgaaagccgagatcctgcgccgctgccacgactcccccgtcgccggtcaccccggcaaagcaaaaacctacgacctgctgtcccgagaatattactggcccggaatgctacattacgtatcattatgggtaaagaaatgccagacctgccgccgaatcaacccgtcccgcgaaggccaccagggcctcctgcgacccctgcccactcctgaacgctcatggcaacacctgtcgatggattttatcacacatttgccgcaaagcaacggccacgacgccatcctagtggtcgtagaccgcctgactaagatgagacacttcgtcccttgtaaagggacctgcaatgccgaggacaccgccaacctgtacctacaccacgtatggaaactacacgggttgcccctgacgatagtttcggatagaggcacccaattcgtgtcgaagttttggaaacacctgacaacccgtttgaaaatcgacagcctgctatccactgctcaccaccccgagactgacggacagaccgagcgttttaacgcgtccctggaacaatatttgagagcttatgtggcctacctgcaagatgattgggaaagttggcttcccctcgccgaattcacagccaactcccacaagtccgagaccaccggaacctccccgttttacgcgacttacggattccatccccgcatgggattcgagccggtacccctgaaccagcctttgcccgcccagcgggatgccgaaaagctagccgcccgaatggaagccattctggaacaagcccgcgccgaaatgaccgccgcccaagcccgttacgaagaacaggcgaaccgacaccgtaccccggcccgccggcttaccgtcggccaatatgtatggttagacgcacggaacatccagaccgcccgcccgcagaagaaactggattggaagaacttgggacccttccgaatttctgaagtgattagcccgtacgcctaccgtttggacctgccgtcgtctatgagagtacaccctgttttcaatataaaccgactaaaacctgctgacgttgagcccctgccgggccaacaacctgcaccgccaccccatttggaagtggaaggtgagagagaatacgaagtcgaagagatcctcgactccttttgggaaacccgcggccgaggaggccgccggctgaaatatatcgtccgttgggctggaNNNNNNNNNNNNNNNNNNNNNNNNNNNNNNNNNNNNNNNNNNNNNNNNNNNNNNNNNNNNNNNNNNNNNNNNNNNNNNNNNNNNNNNNNNNNNNNNNNNNtacttagacgtattttgtacagcctacctggacgacattttgatttatagccgcacccgaacagaacacgaagaacatttgaaactcgtactggaagccctgaggaaagccgggctatacgccaacgccgcgaagtgcgaattcttcgtgacggaaaccaagttcctgggcctgctggtcggcgtcgaaggcgtaaaaatggaccctgaaaaaatcaccgctgtcctggactggcaaacacccaaaaagcttactgacgtacaagcatttttggggtttggcaacttttaccggcgctttatccgagatttctcaaagatcgtagcccctttgacgagattgaccaagaaagacgtcgcattcgaatggaatagcgcctgcgaaaccgccttccgactgctgaagagaaagtttaccgaagcccccgtactggcgcacttcgattgggaaaaggatgtgatcctggagaccgacgcttccgattatgtttctgcgggaatattgtcacaatacggcgacgacggaatactccgccccgtcgcgttcttttcgaaaaaacacacagctaccgaatgcaattacgagatttacgacaaagaattgctagccattatccgctgttttgaagaatggcgcccggaactcgaagggacgtcgtccccggtccaagtaattacggaccaccgcaacctggaatatttcacgacgacgaaaatgctcaaccgccgacaagcccgatgggccgaattcctgtcaagatttaatttccgtatcacctaccgacccgggaaacaaggagcgaagcccgacgcattaaccaggaggtcagaggatatgcctgaggagggggatgaacgacttaagcaccaaacacaagtcgtactgaaagaacacaatttacctgcccgcccca from Pyricularia oryzae 70-15 chromosome 4, whole genome shotgun sequence includes these protein-coding regions:
- a CDS encoding minor extracellular protease vpr, coding for MHLVRGLVLLALAGASAALRPRAEPVEESSPGGSKTFIVELTKGCDVENARQELQRQAPGSKVRKTFESDVFTGLSVETTDHNVESIVRGLGDAVRAWPMRMLPNPAPIVGRSFTAEEGPAAAANYSLHKYTGVEHLHRVGLSGKGVTVAIVDTGIDYSHPALGGCFGQGCKVAGGYDLAGDGNYPVGPRQPDEDPRDRKGHGTHVAGILAGKTDSFVGVAPGATLLAYKVFGSGDGAFEDILIDAFLMAYKDGADVITASIGGVGGWSDNAWAEVASRLVDAGVVVTISASNAGQTGPFFASTGASGKNVISIASAEGGDLAAEPFVVTIGGTNESTFGYVPSNAAWNITTMPVVPTSLNTSVTDDACSPLPADFPSLDGAVALIRRGGCDYAVKQRNAEAAGARFVLVYNTPTSLWAAPFSSNTNSSLALVDVPGGEAMVRACAANQTVTVDFSRKPSHKVGVFNAAGGLPNAFTSWGPLFDMQAKPDVAAPGGNIFSTSLDGGWEVLSGTSMATPYVAGVAALYIERHGGRTLHGAALGRAVHRRIVSSGAALPWSTTDPLRTGVPNNDFGFFAPPAQVGSGMVNATKVVEYGTTIDFEPFALNDTANFQGRHEISLTNGGDAAVTYRFSLQPAGAVEMLQPFNQFGFRSRRIKDLESIATPVHIVPEVAMPDPVVVAPGETKKVVFDFSRPTVGVNETAMPLYGGKVLVTGDNAEALSVPYVGVAFSLAEQINPAWKSIEFGQWGTPPTKTWTFDLNTTVRGYPVMFASFEFGISELRWDIFEANWTEDRWSYPPVEGENGFVGSATSYSQPGRLSPFIYFDSATMQANDTFSFPLVDLVRSYPFITDSYQFWWLGAMADGSQINSGQYTMRFAALRPLMNPAKSESWAVWPVPQISVNRALSNATTQAPSGNST